A single region of the Sorghum bicolor cultivar BTx623 chromosome 7, Sorghum_bicolor_NCBIv3, whole genome shotgun sequence genome encodes:
- the LOC8083533 gene encoding transcription factor bHLH69, producing the protein MDFDMLNSHPEAQLELMNAMLQLEQLTAFPLPDHHGAMMMVPSSPPSPPGMQQAASHHHHFSSVPHHMSSGANNSGRGGGGGVYNDHHHQYSQVVTADVSSCNGSARRSDSEYVAHAQQDDHAAGGGGGNYSSGESGGGTAAVGSSAMREMIFRVAALQPVNIDPEMVRPPKRRNVRISTDPQSVAARMRRERISERIRILQRLVPGGTKMDTASMLDEAIHYVKFLKTQVQSLERAAAASGRRPAVDNGAAGAGAASYSGRMNGGHQW; encoded by the coding sequence ATGGACTTCGACATGCTGAATTCCCACCCGGAGGCGCAGCTGGAGCTGATGAACGCAATGCTCCAGCTGGAGCAgctcacggcgttccctctcCCCGACCACCACGGCGCCATGATGATGGTGCCTTCGAGTCCCCCGTCGCCGCCGGGCATGCAGCAAGCAGCTAGTCATCATCACCATTTCTCTTCGGTGCCTCATCACATGTCTTCGGGCGCCAACAACAGcggccgtggcggcggcggcggcgtctacaacgaccaccaccaccagtaCTCCCAGGTCGTCACAGCTGATGTGTCGTCGTGCAACGGCAGCGCCCGGCGGTCGGACTCGGAGTACGTGGCGCATGCGCAGCAGGACGACcatgccgccggcggcggcgggggcaaCTACAGCAGCGGGGAGAGCGGCGGCGGCACCGCCGCCGTCGGGTCGTCGGCGATGCGGGAGATGATCTTCCGCGTGGCGGCGCTGCAGCCCGTGAACATCGACCCGGAGATGGTTCGGCCCCCGAAGCGGCGCAACGTGCGCATCTCCACCGACCCGCAGAGCGTGGCGGCGCGGATGCGGCGGGAGCGCATCAGCGAGCGCATCCGCATCCTGCAGCGGCTCGTCCCGGGCGGCACCAAGATGGACACGGCGTCCATGCTGGACGAGGCCATCCACTACGTCAAGTTCCTCAAGACGCAGGTGCAGTCCCTcgagcgcgccgccgccgccagcggcCGCCGCCCTGCAGTGGACAACGGTGCCGCAGGCGCCGGCGCCGCGAGCTACTCCGGCCGCATGAACGGCGGCCACCAGTGGTAG